The Enhydrobacter sp. sequence CACGAACCATGATTTCGCGAACGACATCATCGTTGCATGTGCGCACTTCGCGGACGTTGCAGGAGGAGAGGGCAGTCGTGGAATCGAGCAGGAAGTGGCGCGCGGCCACGTGGCAAAGTTCAGCATCCGTGCCGTCGACGCAAAGGCGTTCCACTCGAACACCGTCCGGAGCCCGTATATCCGCAACTGTGGCAAGCACCGGCGCATCGGTGAGCTTGACGACTTGCCCCAGAGTCAGCCCGTGAAAGTGCTGCTCGAGCGCAGCTTGGGAAAGAACGACCGGAATGCGGCCCTCCTGCGCTATTTCCTGTCGTAAGGCCTCGAGATCAGCATGGAGATCTTCGGTCATGTCGGCACCTTTCTCAAAGGGAGACGGATCGGGGAGCGATGGCGACTAAACGAGGTACTGGCCGCCATTGGCAGTGATGGTCGAGCCGGTGATGAATCCAGCCCGTTCGCTTACGAGGAACTGGACAATCCGTGCGACGTCGTCGCCCTGGCCGAGGTGTCCTACGGGAATTTGGGAGACGATCCTGGCCAGGACCTCCTTCGCCACGGAGGCCACCATATCGGTTTCGATGTAGCCTGGGGCCACGGCATTCACCGTAATTCCCCGGGCCGCGCTTTCCAGTGCAAGAGCCTTCGTGAAGCCCAGCATGCCAGCCTTGGCGGCGGCATAGTTCGTCTGTCCGAACTGGCCCTTCTGACCGTTGATTGACGAGATATTGACGATACGGCCGAAGCCGCGGTCGCGCATGCCACCGATCAGGAGCCGGCACATGTTGAAGCAAGAGGTGAGATCGGTGGAGATCACCTCGTGCCATTGCGCCGGCGTCATCTTGTGCAATGGGACATCGCGGGTAATGCCGGCGTTGTTGACGAGAATATCGATCGGCCCGACGTCGCGTTCGATCTGCTTGAGCGAAACGTCGCAAGCCGCGAACTGCGAAACGTCGAACTTGAAGGCCGCTATGCCTGTCTCGTGCACGAAACGTTGCGCCGTTTCCTCGTTGCCATGGTAGGTCACGGCGACGCTGTGGCCGTCATCCTTCAAGGCAGTGGCGATCGATCGGCCGATGCCGCGTGTGCCGCCCGTGACCAGTGCCGTACGTTTCATGGGCATCGCCCTTTCACCTTTCGAAGCGCGTCAGTGCATCAACAGCACTGGCCGATCGCACTGATCGAGGAAGTGCCGGGTGCAGCCGCCAAAGACCATCTCGCGGACGCGGCCATGGCCGTAGGCGCCCATGACCAGCAAGTCGGCATCGATCTCGATCGCCAGGGACTGAAGACGTTCGACAACGGGCTGCGAAGAGGAGCGCAGCCATCGGGGAAGGGCGACAATGCCGTTCCACTCCAGGCGCTGCACAAGATGGTAGAGGCTTTCAGGCGAAGCGCCGGCGCCCTCTTCGGCGCTGGCGACGAAGACACGCGTGCTCGCCGCCAGCAGCGGAAGCGCGGCAGCAAGCGCGCGGGCCGATTCCGCGGTTTCTTTCCAGAACACGAGCACCGTGCCCATGAGATGCCGGCGCCGCTGGTCGGACGCGAGGAGCAACGGCCGACCGCTGGTCACGAGGATCTGCTCCACGAGGTCGGGCGGCAATCCGTTGCTGCGCGATCTGCGACCGATGACCGTCAGATCGTTGTGCCGCGCGCAACGCACGATCCTGGCCGCGGCGTCATCGTGCTCCTCGCACCAGGATGCCGAGACACAGGCTCGGCCCAGATCGGCCGGACTGACCGCTATGTCGATCGCTTCCCGTTCGCAAAGCTCCTCGAAATGATGCAGAGCGGCCGAGGCGCGCTTCTGGGCCGTTGTCTCCAGATGGTCAAGAGCGGCATGCAGGGCGCCGCCTCTGGCGAAATCGATATGTGGTGTGTGGATGGCCGCTTCCGCCGGACTTATCCGTACATGGAGAAACTCGAGATGGGCGTCGAACGGCTTCGCGGCAGCCAGTGCGGTATCGAACACCGCCTTGTCCGTCGAGCGGCCGCCCGCCAGCACCAGGATCGTTCGCATCGGTAGCCCCCGGGGTTAGCGAAAGCACAATCGAGCAGATGGCGCTCGGCTGCCTTGACATGTGTCAAGCAACGCCCGGTCCGGCACCGGAGGAAGCGGGCGCACCGACTTTGATCTGCGTCAAGCTTCGCAGCGCTCACGTGAGCTAGGTACGCCACAAGTCGGAGGTTCCGACCGGCCGAGCAGCCGGGAGCGTCTGTATGGGCGATACGCACAATATCGATCCGACATTGGTGAAGGGCGCCGGCGCGTCGGTTGATGCACGGTCGATTCCAGCAGTGGCCGGCCGTTTGCCGGTCCCCGCGATAGCCGCTCCCGATCGCCCGCGGCAACCGAGGCGCTGGTTCCGTGTCGTAGCAGCCCTGTTGTTGCTGCTGGCAACGATGGCGGGTGGCCTTTACTGGTGGATGCACCGCCTGCCGCCATTGCCCGCCGGGATCGCCGTCGGCAACGGTCGCATCGAGGCGGATCCAATCGATATTGCAACCAAGTTTGCCGGCCGCGTCTTCGAGCTGCGGGTGGACGAGGGCGACGTGGTAAAGGCGGGGCAGGCACTGGCGATCATGGATACCCGCGATCTCGCCGAGTCTCTCAAGAAGGCTCGGGCCCAGGTAGCGCTATGGGAGAAATCCGTCGGCGAAGCCAAGGCCAACCTCGAGCAAATCCGCAGCCAGGTCGTGCTGGCGACCCAGGAGATGGATCGGACCAGGCATCTATTCCAGAACGGCTGGGCCACCAGGGAACTGTTCGACCAGCGCCTGCAACAACTGAATGCGGCGCGTGCGGCCGAAGCTGCAGGCGTCGCCAGGGTGAATGTGGCCGAGCACGCTCTCGACGCTGCTTTGCACGATGCGGCACTCTACGAGGTCAATATCGCCGACAATACGCTGGTCGCACCCCGCGACGGCCGGATTGAGTACCGTATCGCCAATGTCGGCGAGGTGCTGCCGGCCGGTGGCAAGGTCTTCACCATGCTGGACACCACCTACGTCTACATGGACATCTATCTGCCGACCCTGACGGCGGGCCGCGTCAAGGTCGGCGACGATGCGCGCATCGTGCTGGACGCCTATCCGGACAATCCGATGGCGGCCAAAGTGACTTTCATTGCTTCGCAGGCGCAATTCACGCCAAAGATGGTCGAGACCCAGAGCGAGCGCGACAAGTTGATGTTCCGTGTCCGGGTGCGAATCGATCTGGATCGCCCGGGGGCGCGCGCCGTGTCGATGACAAGCGGCCTGCCGGGCGTTGCCTATGTCCGATTCGATCCGAAGGCGGCCTGGCCGGAGCGCCTGCAGAAAAAGTCCTGACATGGTTGCCGCTCCTGTCGCACGTCTCGCCGGCCTCGGCCATCGCTATGGCAGCGTTGCGGCGATCGAGGCCGTCACGCTCGACCTGCCCGGCGCGGCCATGGTCGGCCTGATTGGTCCCGACGGCGTCGGCAAATCCACGCTGCTTGGCATCGTGGCCGGTACCAAGCGAATCCAGGACGGCATCGTCGAGGTTCTCGGCGGCGACATGAGGAACACGAACCATCGCGACTCGATTCGCTCACGCATCGCGTTCATGCCGCAAGGATTGGGCAGGAACCTCTATCCTGACCTCAGCGTCCGCGAGAACCTGGAGTTCTTCGGCCGCCTCTTTGGGCAAGCTCGCGCTGAGCGCGCGATGCGGATGGCGGAGCTGCTCGACAGCACAGGGCTCGCCCCGTTTGCGGATCGACCCGCCAGGAAACTATCGGGCGGCATGCGCCAGAAGCTCGGGCTTTGCTGCTCGCTGATCCACGATCCGGATTTGCTGATTCTCGATGAGCCGACGACGGGCGTCGATCCGCTGTCGCGGCGCCAGTTCTGGGAACTGATCGACCGCCTGCGCGCCCGCCGGCCGGGCATGAGCGTCATTGTGGCGACCGCCTACATGGAGGAAGCCGAGCGTTTCGACTGGCTGGTTGCGATGAATGCCGGCAAGGTGCTTGCCCAGGGCTCGCCGGACGCGCTGAGGGCGAAGGCGGGGGTCGCGACCATCGAGGAAGCTTTCATCGACCTGCTTTCGGATGAGATCAAGGCGAGCCGCCGCGTCCTCGAGATACCTCCGCGAACGGGGTACGATCACGATGCGGTAATCGTCGCACGCGACCTGACCCGTCGATTCGGCGACTTTACGGCCGTCGACCATGTGTCCTTCGACATAGGACGGGGCGAGATTTTCGGCTTCGTGGGTTCCAACGGCTGCGGCAAGACCACGACCATGAAGATGCTCACCGGATTGCTGCCGCCCAGCGAAGGCATGGCGATACTGCTCGGCCATCCCGTCGATGGCTCTGACATGCTGTCGCGCATGCGCGTGGGATACATGGCGCAGTCGTTCTCTCTCTATACCGAGCTGACGGTGCGGCAGAACCTGGACCTTCATGCACGGTTGTTCCGCCTGCCGGCGAGGAAG is a genomic window containing:
- the phbB gene encoding acetoacetyl-CoA reductase, yielding MKRTALVTGGTRGIGRSIATALKDDGHSVAVTYHGNEETAQRFVHETGIAAFKFDVSQFAACDVSLKQIERDVGPIDILVNNAGITRDVPLHKMTPAQWHEVISTDLTSCFNMCRLLIGGMRDRGFGRIVNISSINGQKGQFGQTNYAAAKAGMLGFTKALALESAARGITVNAVAPGYIETDMVASVAKEVLARIVSQIPVGHLGQGDDVARIVQFLVSERAGFITGSTITANGGQYLV
- a CDS encoding universal stress protein; this encodes MRTILVLAGGRSTDKAVFDTALAAAKPFDAHLEFLHVRISPAEAAIHTPHIDFARGGALHAALDHLETTAQKRASAALHHFEELCEREAIDIAVSPADLGRACVSASWCEEHDDAAARIVRCARHNDLTVIGRRSRSNGLPPDLVEQILVTSGRPLLLASDQRRRHLMGTVLVFWKETAESARALAAALPLLAASTRVFVASAEEGAGASPESLYHLVQRLEWNGIVALPRWLRSSSQPVVERLQSLAIEIDADLLVMGAYGHGRVREMVFGGCTRHFLDQCDRPVLLMH
- a CDS encoding HlyD family efflux transporter periplasmic adaptor subunit, with the protein product MGDTHNIDPTLVKGAGASVDARSIPAVAGRLPVPAIAAPDRPRQPRRWFRVVAALLLLLATMAGGLYWWMHRLPPLPAGIAVGNGRIEADPIDIATKFAGRVFELRVDEGDVVKAGQALAIMDTRDLAESLKKARAQVALWEKSVGEAKANLEQIRSQVVLATQEMDRTRHLFQNGWATRELFDQRLQQLNAARAAEAAGVARVNVAEHALDAALHDAALYEVNIADNTLVAPRDGRIEYRIANVGEVLPAGGKVFTMLDTTYVYMDIYLPTLTAGRVKVGDDARIVLDAYPDNPMAAKVTFIASQAQFTPKMVETQSERDKLMFRVRVRIDLDRPGARAVSMTSGLPGVAYVRFDPKAAWPERLQKKS